GGATGCCGTGCAGGGCGTTCAGCGTCCAGACGGGCAGGCCGGCGAGATCCGGCGCGGTGGCCTGCTCGGTGACGACCTGGAGTCCTGCCGTACGGGCCAGCTCGCCGAGCAGGGAGCGGGTGATCCCGGGGAGCAGGCCGGGGCCGGGTGGTGGCCCGCACAGCGTGTCGCCCCGCCACCAGACGATGCTCGTGGACGCCCCTTCGACCACGTGCCCTTCCGTCGAGACCAGCAGGGCCTCGTCGGCTCCCGCCGTGGTCGCGGCGGCGCGCAGGGAGGCCAGGTGGTCCAGGTCGGCGCCCTTGACGGCCGGCAGTCGACGGCGGTCGGTTTCCGTGGTGGTCCACAACCGGACGGTCGCGGTACGCGGTGGGGCGGGGCGCAGCCACATTCTCAGCCGCGTTCTTGAGCCGGTCTCCACGAGTTCGACGCGGGGGAACCATCGGCCCCGCGCGGGCAACGACTCGGCGACCGCCCGCAGGAACCGGTTCGTCCGTTCCGCTCCCGGTCCGGAGAACCGGTCGCAGGCCGAACCGAAGCGTTCGGCGTGCCGGTCGAGTCCCCGTACGCGTCCCTCGTCCACGAGCCAGGAGTCGATGACGAGCACCGTCCCGGTGGTGTCGGCCGTCGACCATCCGCCGTCGGCGTCCCACCACCGGCGGGCGTGCCGGGTGGTCGCTGTGCCCGTCGCCGCGTTCGTCTCCATGTTCATCGTGGGGTGCCGCCCATGTCCGACACCGCCGGCGCACGCCACGCGCGGAGCGACGCCGCCGCCTTGAGCAGCATCTCCTCGTACTCCTCATGCGGGTCGGAGTCGAGCACGATCGCCCCGCCGGCTCCGATGGTCAGCCGGTCGCCGACGCGGACCGCGGTACGGATCACGATGTTCAGGTCCGTGCCGCCGGAGAGGCCGAAGTAGCCGAGGGTGCCGGAGTAGACGCCCCGGGCCTCCGTCTCCAGGCGGTCGATGATCTCCATGGTGCGCAGCTTCGGCGCCCCGGTCATCGACCCGCCGGGGAAGCACTGCCGGGCGCAGTCCAGCGCGCTGACCCCGTCGCCCAGCCGTCCATGGACGGTGGAGACCAGTTGGTGCACGGTCTCGTAGCTCTCGACGGCCAGGTACGGGTCGACCTCGATGCTGCCGACCTCGCACACCCGGCCCAGGTCGTTGCGCAGCAGGTCGACGATCATCAGGTTCTCGGCCTGGGTCTTCGCGCTCGATGCGAGAGTGGCGGCCAGTTCGGCGTCGCGTACCGGGTCGGCGTCGCGAGGAGCTGTGCCCTTGATCGGCTTGCTGGTGACCGTGCGGTCTCTCTCGATGCGCAGGAACCGCTCCGGCGACGAGCTGAAGACCGTGACGTCGCCGAGGCGCAGGAGCGCGGCGTACGGTGCCGGGTTCGCCCGGCGCAGCCTGAGGTAGAAGGACGTGTCGTCGTCGTGGAACGGCAGGTGCAAGTTGTTGGTCAGGCAGATCTCGTAGCTCTCGCCCCGGTTCAGCTCCTGTCGGCACTCCGTGATGTCCGCGAGGTACTGGCTCCGGTCGCGGCCGAGGTATTGCTCGGCGTTCGGGGGCGGGCCGGCGGCCGGTTCGCGCGGTGGCTCGGCGTCGGCCGGGTGCAGGCCGGTCAGGAGCGCGGACGTCCGGTCGACCCACTCCTGCGCGTCGCGCCGGGTCGTCTCGTCGTGGACGGCCACCAGGTAGGTCAGTCCCTCCTGGTGGTCGACCGCGATGACACGATCGGCGAACATCCAGACGGCGTCCGGCGTTTCGGCGGAGTGGCGGGCCGTGGCACCGCATTCGGCCTTGAGTTCGTAGCCGAAGTAGCCGACGTAGCCGCCGGTCAGGTCGAAGGGCAGGTCCGAGTCGGGGACGCGACGTTCGCGCAGCCGCCGTTGGAGGACGTCGAACACGCTGCCGGTGATGTCGTGGACGCCGTTCGCATCGCGTACTTCGACTGTCCCGCTGCCGGTGCGGTACGTCAGGACCTCGCTGAGTGGACCCGACGTGTCGCCGAGGAACGAGAACCGGGACAGACCTTCCTCCACCCGGCTGCTGTCCAGCCAGAAGCAGTAAGGGATGTTGTCGAAGAGCTTGAGGAAAATGGTCTCGGAATCGGCGGCGGTCGACACGACCGTGCTGATGATTCCCAGTCCCTCGACCGCGCCGGGCGTGTCGTCGGACCGTGCGGTGACGGCGTCGGTGAAGGCGTCGGTGTCGGAGTCGGTGACGGACGGCCGTTGTCCGCGCTGCGTCCGGCGGGTCAGTTCGGCAAAGTTCCGCAGGATCTCACGGCCGTACTGGGAAGCGACCGACTCGGGGTGGAACTGCACGCCCCACTGCGGCAGTTCGCGGTGGCGCAGCGCCATGAGCACACCGTCGTCCGCCCACGCGGTGGCGACCAGTTCCTCGGGCAGGGGCTCCTGCACGCAGAGCGAGTGGTAGCGAACGGCGACGATTTCACGCGGAATTCCGGCGAACAGCGGATCTCCCTCGTGGGAGACCTTGGCGAGGTGCCCGTGTTTCGGTTCGGGCGCGGGGACCACCGACGCTCCGGCCAGGTGCGCGATCATCTGATGGCCGAGGCAGACGCCCAGTACGGGCAGCGTGGTGCGGCGCAGCAGGTCGCCGAGGAGGCCGACGTCGCGGGGGTTCTGCGGCCGTCCGGGGCCGGGTGAGACCACGATGTTGTCGAAGTCCTCCAGCCGCAGGCCGGCCAGCATCGGATCGTCGTTGACCATGACGACGGGCTCCTGGCCGTTGATGTCGGCGATCAACTGGTACAGGTTGAAGGTGTACGAGTCGTAGTTGTCCAGCAGCAAGGTACGCATCACGGACCGTCCAGGATTTTCCCGAGCGCCTGGACGTCACCCGGTTCCAAGGTGATCCCGAAGATCTCCTCGGGCGCGGAAAGCAGCTCGTCCAGATCGAGTTCCCGTACGGTCGGCGGCTCCGCGGGACGTATCTCCGTGAGAGTGCTGCCTGCGAGGAGGTGCCTCACTTCGGGCCGCGTGCGCTGGAGGACCATCCGGTGGTTGAACGGCGAGCGCGGATGCGTGAGGCAGAAGTGGTTGAGGAGCTCGAAGTCCGCCGGATAGCGCACGTCCGTGGTGAAGCCGTAGAGCTCCACCGGTCCCTCCGGCCGCAGGAACCGCAGTACGTGTTCACCGGTCGGCTCCCGTACGAGATCGAACGGCCAGTCGCCGTCCAGCCGCGCGTTCTCCGCGAGCCGGATCGGCTCGTGCGGCCCGAAGGCACCGAAACTCACGTCGTGGAGCCAGCGTTCGCCGTCGGCCTCCACGCACAGGGCCACGTGCAGGGCCGGCCCGAACCTGCTCCCGGTGCGGATCCGCGTCCGGCCGGCGAACGCCGTGAACGTGAACCCGATGCGGTCCAGCACGGCCGCCATCAGCACGACCTGTTCCAGGCACCAGCCGCCGCGGCCCTGCCGCACGATCTTCTGCTGGACGCTTTCCAGGTCCAGCGGCACCGCCGTGCGACCGAGCAGCGCGTCGAGGTTGTCGAAGGCGATCGCGTCGACGTGGGCGGTGTGCAGGCCCCGCAGCGTGGCGAGGTCCGGAGCCACGTCGCCCTGGTAGCCCACGCGGGTCAGGTAGGCGTCCAGGTCGACGCCACTCCCCTGCCACATCGAATCTGTCGCACGTGGCTCATCCGTCATGTGAACTTCCCGGCGACCACGGCCGCGAGGATGATCCAGCCGAAGTACGTGTTGGCGACGAAGGTGTCCCAGCACGATTGCGGATCGTCCAGGTCCACACGTACGAGCAGATAGGAGAGATAGATTCCCGCGAGCGCGATGATCAGGTAGAACGCCCAGCCGACCGGCGTCTGGGAACCGGCCCACAGCACGCCGCCGACGCTGAGCACGACGAAGAGCGACAGCCATGCCTTGGTGGCCTTGCCGAACAGCAGGGCGGAGGACCTGACACCGATGTTCCGGTCGTACTCCTTGTCCTGGTGGGAGTAGATCCCGTCGTGTATCAGGGTCCAGAAGGCCCCGCCGGCGTACAGCCCGTACGCCGCGAGCGGGTAGTCGGCGCTCCCGGTCGCCGCCGTCCAGCAGACCGGCACGTAGGCGCTCATCACCAGCGCCAGGAACGCCGAGGGCCAGACGAAGACGCGCTTCATATAGGGGTACGCGACGATGAACGGGTACGAGGCCGCGGCGACCAGGGCCGTCTCCACGTTCGCCACCGCCAGGACCAGCAGTGCGACCACGCCCTGCGCGGCGGCGAACAGCAGTGCGTTCCCGACGCTGATCGTCCCCGACGCGACAGGACGCGACACGGTGCGGGCGACTCGGGCGTCGACGTCCCTGTCGACCACATCGTTGACCGCGCAGGCCGCGCCCCGCACCAGCACCGCGGCGACGGCGACAACCACCACCGTCAGCAGGTCCGGTCGTCGGTCGGAGGCGAGAAAGACAGCCCACAGCCCTGGAAGCAGGTAGAGCACGTACCCCGTAGGCCTGTCGAGCCGCATCAACAGGAGATACGCGCGGATCGAGACCGGGCTCTTCGTGACGACGCCGGTAGATATCTTGTGCAGCATCAGGGTCCAATCACCATGTCACCGGAAGCTGGATCAACCCGCCGATCAGCGTGTTGTGGCGCAGTCTCAGCTCCTCTACACCGACAGCCGGACGCATGGTCGGGAATCGTGCGACGAGCTGGGTGAGCACCACCTGCAGCTGCATCCGGGCCAGCGTCGCGCCGACGCAGTGGTGCGCACCGTGCCCGAACATGAGGCCGCCCGTGGTGTCGCGAGTGATATCGACCCGGCCCGGGTCGGCGAAGGCCGTCTCGTCGTGGTTGGCCGCGATGATGTTCAGCAGCACGAAGTCGCCCGTCCGGATGGTGACCCCGTCGATCTCGAAGTCCGTCAGCGCGTAACGGGGCATGCCGCCGTTGTGCGGGTTCGGCATCGACATCCGCAGGGTTTCCTCGACCGCGCCGGGGATGAGACCCGGGTCGCGCTGCAACGCCTGCCACTGCTCGGAGTTGGCCAGCAACAGCAGCACACAGGTGCCGATCCGGGCCACCGTGGTCTCGTAACCACCGAACAGCAGCAACGCCGTCAGCCCGATGACCTCGTTGTCGTTGATCCCCTCGGTCGCGCAGATCCTGGAGATCACGTCATCGCCCGGATTCCGCCGTTTATCGGCGACGAGTTGCCTGCAGTAGCCGAACAACTCGCCCAGCCCCTGCTTGGACTTCACAGGGTCCCCGACGTTGGCGGCGTCTTGGGTCCAGCCACCGAACCGGTCCTTGTCCTCCTGGGGTACGCCCAGCCACTCGCACATCACCTGAATCGGCAGTGACAGCGCCAACGCCTGGCGCAGGTCCACCGGTGGCTTCTGCCCGGCCAATCCGTCCAGGAGTTGCCCGGTCAGTTTCTCGACGTAGGGCCTCAGCGCCAGCATCCGCTCGGGTGAGAAGTGCGGCTCCAGCAGCGCACGCAACCGGGCGTGGTCGGTGGCGAAGTCACCGAGCAGGCCGGCGAGGAGCGCCGAACCGCTGTCCTTCGCCGCGGCCTCCGGATCGGGATGGGAGCGGCCGAGCCGGTCGTCGTCGAGCAGCTGCCTCACCCAGGCGTGACCGGTGACCAGCCACGCCTCTTCGCCCTCGGCGGTACGAACCCGGTGGACCGCGCCCCGGGATTGGAGCGTGCGCAGCCCTGGCGCGAGTTGCAGCACGTTCATCTGCTCGAAAGGCAATTGAGCTGGGGTACTCACTGACGGCCTCCGCCGGAATCGAGGTTCGGACCACCTTGTCGAAGACGATCAGGACGTACCGGAGCTCGCCGCCCCGGTGTCCGTCGAGGAACGGGTCATGGCGTGCGATTGACGATGCGGTCGAACAGCGCGGTCAGTTCGGTGGACGCGGCCGGGGACAGCTCGGCTTGTCCGAGGTACTCCAGAGCCGAGTCCAGATGACTGCGGGACAGCTGCTCGGCCGTGTGCCGGCCGCCGGACTCCTCGACGAGGTCGGCCATCTCCTGCAGATGCGCTGCCGTGGTGGCGTCGGCGTGCCACAGCCGGCGCAGTCGTTCACCGGCCGGGCTGTCGGTGGACAGGGCAGCCAGCACCGGGAAGGACGGGTTGCGCCGCAGGATGTCGCTCCGGACGGGCTTGCCGGTCACGGTGGGGTCGCCCCAGATGTCCTCGACGTCGTTGAAGATCTGAAAGGCGAGGCCCAGATGCCTGCCCGCGCTGCGCAGGGCGGCCAGGACGTGCTCGGGTCGGCCCGCCCGCAGTGCGGGCGTCACCAGCGCGCACTCCAGCAGGGCGGACGTCTTCTCCTCCACGATTCGGTCGTACTCCGCGATGCCGGTGCCCGGCCCCAGCCGGACGGTGAACTCGCGGGCCTGGCCCGCGAGAACCAGGCCGAGGGCTTCGGCGAACACGCTGGAGATCTCCGCACGAGCGGGGCCGGGGTCGTCGACCACCATCCGGAGCGCAAGAGCCTGCAACGCGTCCCCGGCCAGGATGGCCGGACCGGCGCCGAACACCTTCCACGCGGCCGGGCGGCCGCGACGCAGCTCGTCCGCGTCG
This window of the Streptomyces niveus genome carries:
- a CDS encoding aminotransferase class IV, which encodes METNAATGTATTRHARRWWDADGGWSTADTTGTVLVIDSWLVDEGRVRGLDRHAERFGSACDRFSGPGAERTNRFLRAVAESLPARGRWFPRVELVETGSRTRLRMWLRPAPPRTATVRLWTTTETDRRRLPAVKGADLDHLASLRAAATTAGADEALLVSTEGHVVEGASTSIVWWRGDTLCGPPPGPGLLPGITRSLLGELARTAGLQVVTEQATAPDLAGLPVWTLNALHGIRPVTEGLGRFQDTDAEKAERWQSRLAALAVPAGELPDSRGEPMKEVPHGGGT
- the pabB gene encoding aminodeoxychorismate synthase component I → MRTLLLDNYDSYTFNLYQLIADINGQEPVVMVNDDPMLAGLRLEDFDNIVVSPGPGRPQNPRDVGLLGDLLRRTTLPVLGVCLGHQMIAHLAGASVVPAPEPKHGHLAKVSHEGDPLFAGIPREIVAVRYHSLCVQEPLPEELVATAWADDGVLMALRHRELPQWGVQFHPESVASQYGREILRNFAELTRRTQRGQRPSVTDSDTDAFTDAVTARSDDTPGAVEGLGIISTVVSTAADSETIFLKLFDNIPYCFWLDSSRVEEGLSRFSFLGDTSGPLSEVLTYRTGSGTVEVRDANGVHDITGSVFDVLQRRLRERRVPDSDLPFDLTGGYVGYFGYELKAECGATARHSAETPDAVWMFADRVIAVDHQEGLTYLVAVHDETTRRDAQEWVDRTSALLTGLHPADAEPPREPAAGPPPNAEQYLGRDRSQYLADITECRQELNRGESYEICLTNNLHLPFHDDDTSFYLRLRRANPAPYAALLRLGDVTVFSSSPERFLRIERDRTVTSKPIKGTAPRDADPVRDAELAATLASSAKTQAENLMIVDLLRNDLGRVCEVGSIEVDPYLAVESYETVHQLVSTVHGRLGDGVSALDCARQCFPGGSMTGAPKLRTMEIIDRLETEARGVYSGTLGYFGLSGGTDLNIVIRTAVRVGDRLTIGAGGAIVLDSDPHEEYEEMLLKAAASLRAWRAPAVSDMGGTPR
- a CDS encoding arylamine N-acetyltransferase family protein, translating into MTDEPRATDSMWQGSGVDLDAYLTRVGYQGDVAPDLATLRGLHTAHVDAIAFDNLDALLGRTAVPLDLESVQQKIVRQGRGGWCLEQVVLMAAVLDRIGFTFTAFAGRTRIRTGSRFGPALHVALCVEADGERWLHDVSFGAFGPHEPIRLAENARLDGDWPFDLVREPTGEHVLRFLRPEGPVELYGFTTDVRYPADFELLNHFCLTHPRSPFNHRMVLQRTRPEVRHLLAGSTLTEIRPAEPPTVRELDLDELLSAPEEIFGITLEPGDVQALGKILDGP
- a CDS encoding UbiA family prenyltransferase, translating into MLHKISTGVVTKSPVSIRAYLLLMRLDRPTGYVLYLLPGLWAVFLASDRRPDLLTVVVVAVAAVLVRGAACAVNDVVDRDVDARVARTVSRPVASGTISVGNALLFAAAQGVVALLVLAVANVETALVAAASYPFIVAYPYMKRVFVWPSAFLALVMSAYVPVCWTAATGSADYPLAAYGLYAGGAFWTLIHDGIYSHQDKEYDRNIGVRSSALLFGKATKAWLSLFVVLSVGGVLWAGSQTPVGWAFYLIIALAGIYLSYLLVRVDLDDPQSCWDTFVANTYFGWIILAAVVAGKFT
- a CDS encoding cytochrome P450, translating into MSTPAQLPFEQMNVLQLAPGLRTLQSRGAVHRVRTAEGEEAWLVTGHAWVRQLLDDDRLGRSHPDPEAAAKDSGSALLAGLLGDFATDHARLRALLEPHFSPERMLALRPYVEKLTGQLLDGLAGQKPPVDLRQALALSLPIQVMCEWLGVPQEDKDRFGGWTQDAANVGDPVKSKQGLGELFGYCRQLVADKRRNPGDDVISRICATEGINDNEVIGLTALLLFGGYETTVARIGTCVLLLLANSEQWQALQRDPGLIPGAVEETLRMSMPNPHNGGMPRYALTDFEIDGVTIRTGDFVLLNIIAANHDETAFADPGRVDITRDTTGGLMFGHGAHHCVGATLARMQLQVVLTQLVARFPTMRPAVGVEELRLRHNTLIGGLIQLPVTW
- a CDS encoding polyprenyl synthetase family protein; this encodes MSALDTSSTGLQAFRSPRTAQSTVLPVVRQQASALEPTLARICSYHLGFIDEHGDPSGAEGGKLTRAALMMAAADGVGLRPEDVRCQAAALELLHNSTLIHDDIIDADELRRGRPAAWKVFGAGPAILAGDALQALALRMVVDDPGPARAEISSVFAEALGLVLAGQAREFTVRLGPGTGIAEYDRIVEEKTSALLECALVTPALRAGRPEHVLAALRSAGRHLGLAFQIFNDVEDIWGDPTVTGKPVRSDILRRNPSFPVLAALSTDSPAGERLRRLWHADATTAAHLQEMADLVEESGGRHTAEQLSRSHLDSALEYLGQAELSPAASTELTALFDRIVNRTP